A window of Malania oleifera isolate guangnan ecotype guangnan chromosome 5, ASM2987363v1, whole genome shotgun sequence contains these coding sequences:
- the LOC131154877 gene encoding filament-like plant protein 7 gives MMDHKAWLWRKRSSEKTIFVSEKADPSFKGNEKEGLPTVKAPERSVKNLNEKLASVICDCNAKDELVTKHAKMAQEAIGGRERAEADAVYLNQELHKALQEGEAAEERLTHLDAALKKCMQQLSSVQEKQEARIHDAVMERTREFEQAQKKLEENLAETSKRLANLAVENTHMSKALLVKEKLIEDLIKCKSQRDAEFNALMSRLDSSEKENAFLRYEFHMLEKELEIRNEEREFTRRSMEASHLQHLESVKTIAKLEAECQRLRVLLRKRLPGPGALAKMKGETEMLGRDQTEMRRRKLNPLTGGLIVRDPMIEKSPEIPSKKISYLIERLCDVEEENKALKEIITRKNDEIRSSRIMCAQTNSKLALIEAQLGELSKGQKYMELTRCSPISNELSLTSGYDIGSGDDISCSGSWASALMTELEHFRNGKTRNPSNIEVSDIRLMDDFVEMEKLAIVSVDTPFASSHVSSDACSALRNTPKKEASSYHPELTGKELVPVAQSHSGLSDTKQCIQPKDEPNARPYDWIQHVLKAILEENRVSKRSLDELLEEIRIAVAYINHPSTTETDVAAISGHPRESDTLDSSGYITWRSPNTSPMVNPLNKASSIHRSSEETSSQHIQSNLCKSICRIIELIEGICLTSSEENNNKQTWLDRDQNAFPYKNSMTADYLVRVFQWRSSEISVVLQQFIQTCNDLLKGEANLEKFIEELTSALDWVMTKCITCQDVTSTSDKIKKHFGWEKSLSDNEFGARVCNNTPLESDKTNLSEEHSSSLPPVASSNGQNRMILREKIQPNLQEENRELEDKLKAMESEKKDLEARLQLANDKNEVLTIQLQESEQSTGSLRRELETLKASRVLIEDQIENQKLINEDLDTQLSVAKVKLNEVLQKLSSLEVELEDKSNCCEELEAMCLELQLQLESIAKKEIPKYNVDQEGKQLQSGLEITAASVKLAECQETILNLGKQLKALASPREAALFDKVLSTSDTTKYKNLSHRSSLRDRMKADDGNEVLKSSKIIEIISTIETQKPPGIEYDSCHMVPTSIAPERPPDASLGIKQRIGTPAVGTLAVVPNKKLRGGVGGFVRKLLLRRKRSKKTSISLAH, from the exons GGGCTTCCAACTGTGAAAGCACCAGAGAGGTCTGTAAAAAATCTAAATGAGAAGCTGGCATCTGTTATTTGTGATTGTAATGCAAAAGACGAACTTGTCACAAAACATGCAAAAATGGCTCAGGAAGCCATTGGAG GTCGGGAGAGAGCAGAAGCAGATGCAGTTTATCTAAACCAAGAGCTACATAAAGCTTTACAGGAGGGAGAAGCTGCAGAAGAAAGATTAACTCACTTGGATGCTGCACTAAAAAAATGTATGCAACAATTAAGCTCTGTTCAGGAAAAACAGGAGGCAAGGATCCATGATGCTGTTATGGAGAGAACAAGAGAATTTGAACAGGCACAGAAGAAGTTGGAGGAGAACTTAGCAGAAACAAGTAAAAGGCTAGCTAATTTGGCTGTTGAGAATACTCATATGAGTAAGGCTCTCCTTGTCAAAGAGAAATTGATTGAAGATCTAATTAAATGCAAGTCTCAGAGAGACGCAGAGTTCAATGCATTGATGTCTAGATTAGATTCCTCAGAAAAAGAAAATGCTTTTCTAAGATATGAGTTTCACATGCTAGAGAAGGAGCTAGAAATtcggaatgaagagagagaattCACCCGGCGATCTATGGAAGCATCACATCTGCAACACTTGGAGAGTGTGAAGACAATCGCAAAGTTAGAAGCAGAGTGTCAGAGATTACGCGTCCTGTTGCGAAAGCGGCTACCTGGTCCAGGTGCTTTGGCCAAGATGAAGGGTGAAACTGAAATGCTGGGAAGGGATCAGACAGAGATGAGAAGGAGAAAGCTGAATCCTTTAACAGGTGGCTTGATTGTAAGAGACCCCATGATAGAAAAATCTCCTGAAATTCCCAGCAAGAAAATCAGTTACCTTATTGAGCGTCTATGTGATGTGGAGGAAGAAAACAAGGCTCTCAAAGAAATCATAACCAGGAAAAATGATGAAATTCGTTCTTCAAGAATCATGTGTGCTCAAACAAATTCCAAATTGGCACTCATTGAGGCTCAGCTTGGGGAGCTTTCAAAGGGACAGAAGTATATGGAGTTGACAAGGTGTAGTCCTATATCCAATGAACTCTCTCTAACATCAGGTTACGATATTGGCAGTGGGGATGATATTAGCTGCTCTGGATCTTGGGCTTCTGCCTTAATGACAGAATTAGAGCATTTCAGGAATGGGAAAACTAGGAACCCATCAAATATTGAAGTGTCTGATATAAGATTAATGGATGATTTTGTTGAGATGGAGAAATTAGCAATAGTTTCTGTGGATACACCTTTTGCAAGTTCTCACGTTTCCTCAGATGCATGTAGTGCACTCAGAAATACTCCAAAAAAGGAGGCCTCTAGCTATCACCCTGAGTTGACAGGTAAGGAGCTAGTTCCAGTTGCACAAAGTCATTCTGGATTAAGTGACACAAAGCAGTGTATTCAACCAAAAGATGAACCAAATGCAAGACCTTATGATTGGATTCAGCATGTTCTGAAGGCAATCTTGGAAGAAAATCGTGTCTCAAAAAGAAGCCTTGATGAACTTCTTGAGGAGATTAGAATTGCTGTGGCTTATATAAACCATCCAAGCACCACTGAAACAGATGTGGCAGCAATCTCGGGGCATCCTAGGGAGTCTGACACTCTCGATAGTAGTGGCTACATCACTTGGAGGTCTCCAAATACTTCTCCAATGGTAAATCCTCTCAATAAAGCATCTAGCATTCACAGGTCATCTGAAGAAACGAGCAGCCAACACATTCAATCTAATTTGTGCAAGTCAATTTGTAGAATTATTGAGCTTATTGAAGGGATTTGCCTGACATCTTCAGAAgagaataataataaacaaacatGGCTGGATAGGGATCAGAACGCCTTCCCATATAAGAATTCAATGACTGCAGATTACTTGGTTCGTGTTTTCCAATGGAGAAGCTCTGAAATAAGTGTTGTTCTGCAGCAGTTCATTCAGACTTGTAATGATCTGCTGAAAGGAGAGGCTAACCTGGAAAAATTTATTGAGGAATTGACATCTGCATTGGACTGGGTTATGACCAAATGCATCACCTGTCAAGATGTTACTAGCACGAGCGATAAGATCAAGAAGCattttggttgggaaaaatcgcTGAGTGACAATGAATTTGGAGCACGAGTATGCAACAATACACCTTTGGAATCTGATAAGACTAATCTGTCAGAAGAACATTCATCATCTCTGCCTCCAGTTGCTTCCTCAAATGGGCAAAACAGAATGATTTTAAGGGAGAAGATTCAGCCTAATCTGCAAGAAGAAAATAGGGAATTAGAGGATAAGTTGAAGGCTATGGAATCTGAGAAGAAAGATTTAGAGGCAAGGCTGCAGTTGGCTAATGATAAGAATGAGGTCTTGACTATTCAGCTTCAGGAATCTGAACAAAGCACTGGAAGCCTGCGAAGAGAACTTGAAACTTTGAAAGCATCAAGGGTTCTTATTGAGGATCAGATTGAAAATCAAAAGTTGATTAATGAAGATCTTGATACCCAGCTCTCAGTTGCAAAAGTTAAACTGAATGAGGTTCTCCAAAAGCTTTCTTCTTTGGAAGTGGAGTTGGAGGATAAGAGTAACTGCTGCGAAGAATTGGAGGCAATGTGTCTTGAGCTTCAGCTCCAGCTAGAAAG CATTGCAAAGAAGGAAATCCCAAAGTACAATGTAGATCAAGAGGGAAAGCAACTTCAATCT GGTTTAGAGATAACAGCAGCTTCTGTAAAGTTGGCAGAGTGCCAAGAAACAATCCTTAACCTGGGGAAGCAGCTGAAGGCACTGGCCTCACCAAGGGAAGCGGCACTTTTTGACAAGGTGCTCTCAACCTCTGACACTACCAAATATAAGAACTTGAGCCATCGCTCCTCCCTGCGCGATCGGATGAAGGCTGATGATGGTAATGAGGTTCTGAAATCTTCAAAGATTATAGAAATTATAAGCACCATAGAGACGCAGAAACCACCTGGTATTGAATATGATAGCTGCCATATGGTGCCCACTTCCATTGCCCCTGAAAGACCTCCAGATGCATCCCTTGGCATAAAGCAAAGAATAGGTACACCTGCAGTTGGGACTCTAGCTGTTGTGCCAAATAAGAAACTGAGAGGAGGAGTGGGTGGGTTTGTAAGGAAGCTACTGCTAAGAAGGAAAAGAAGCAAGAAGACATCTATATCCCTTGCCCATTAG